The region TTTGTAGCAGCATTCGGTTTGACTGGCTTGTGTGCCTTTGTATTTTCAACATGCAGTTTACATCATTGATTTCAAACTGTGGCCATGTGGCTTCTGAAAACAGTATCATGAGAAACTGCCTTTTTTGCATTCAGTTACCGGCAGAGTTCTTGCCTCTTTTATAAAGAAAAACTGTTGTTCTGATTGAAGGTAAATTCAAACCAACAGGCTAGTCTCAGCACTCTTGGGTGAAGCTGCCGCTGCAAAAAGTTGAAGCAAGCCAGTAGAGATGACATCAGAAGGGAATAAAGCTGCTGCGCCTAATGAACCGCTGCCCATTGAGCCACTTGCAAGCTCTGGTGCAAAGCGTAAGCGTGGCCGCCCAAGGAAGTACGAGTATTCTACATACGAGCAACCTCACATGGCACAGCCCATTCAGAGCATTCCACCTCTTCGCAGCGCACTGTATAACCCAAATATCCGACATGATGGGGTGCATGTTAACCATACATTAGGTGGTACTCTTGACACTAAAATGCACACAGTTTATGTGCTGCCTGCACAGCATACTCAAGGTGATAGGCCCAGTCGACCTGTAGAGTCTGGTAGTACAGTCAAGTTTCGTGAAAATCAAGTCTCCAGCAGTAGTAGTGCTCATGTGCAAGGTAATTTAGGCAAGGATGTTATCATTGGCAAGCATTTTGTTGGAAAGATGACCAAGCAATGTCCTGGGTTTTCTCTTATTACGGTGAGACTGAAGGACAATCAGGTGCTCAGAGGTTGGATCCCGGATGAAACTAACCTACGCCCAATAACACCAAAGGATGATCTTGCCCCTGACCTTCCCATGCTCCAACCAAGTAAACTTCAAAAGAAAGCATCTGCAATCCACAGACAAGCTGCTCCTCCCTTACCAGTCCACTTAGAGAACGTTACAATTGCAAAGCCTCTTCAGATGAGGAGGCCTGTGGAGACATCTACTGCTAAGCACATCATCCCTCCTGCTCCAAGACCTTATGTTGGTTCTGGGGTTGTTGCAGCAGCACCTGTTTCGGTTATATCTGGGAATGTATCAAGGCCTttgcccaagcaagacactggatcTTTGAGCCAAGAACCATCAGCTACTGTGGTGCCAGTCACAGTTAAACCTGCTCAGCCTGTATTAGTATCATGCAGACACGTGGATCAAGATGTGCATGTTGAAGGAAAATCTGTCCCTGAGTTTAACAGTGATTCTGAATCTTCAAGTGGAAGCAAGGAGTCATCAGGTATGCTTCTTGGATTAGATGCCCTGCTGTGGTTCAGATAAAAACCACATTGACCTGAAATCCTAATCTGTCCTTCCCCAGGACAAGTTCAGAAACATGTCAACCCTGTCAGTTATGCATGACTTTCAGGAAACTTCGTGTACTATGTGAAGTTTTGATCTTGTGAGCTTTAATTGTATCTATGTTAATGCTCAGCACTTGATTACCTGAAAAACCGAATACTGTTCTTGTGGATGTAGTTATGAAAGAATCTCCAGGTTAATCTAAGTTTTATGCAGTTAAGAAGCATGCAATTAAAAATTTGAACAAACGCTACCTCTAATATGGAAAAGAGTTCAGTTCATATGTCATGATTTTGGATCTTATCTTGGCAGGCCAAACTCCGCGTGGTTTTCCAGCTGCCATGGATGAGACTGAGATAACATCAGGTAtcacattagaccctgtatgcttgctCATGCCCTAAATGAGTAAATGGCTTCTTAATGAATAATTAACGGTGCTATTTTGGTAGGCtccaaagaacactcaaatactGCTAATAGCGACCAACATATTTTTAAGGAACCATCAGGTAACATGTAATTTTATTGTTATTTGTTTGATGCGCTTAACAGTTATCCTGAGCTAATTCTTTGGGTGTGAAAATTCAGATAACTCAGAACAGTCTGATGAACCAAAGACAGAGACTAGCATCCTGAAAGGAGTTGATGGCTCAATGACAGAAGCGTCAGGTAGACCAAGACCCGATCTTTCTGATTAGTCTTTCTAATCATACCTTGGATGACTTTTGAGTCCTCATTTTATGAACAAAAACATTATGATGAGTGAAATTTGTGTAGAACTGCTCAAAGTGGAAATGAATGATTGGACTTATTTGGCTGTATGAtactaaagtactccctccgtccgaaaatatttgtcatcaaaatggacaaaaagggttgtatctaaaactaaaatacgtctagatacattcccttttattcattttgatgacaagtatttccggacgtagGGAGTATAATACAAAATAAGAAGCTTCATTTTTTTCAAAACACCTTGATCATTTTTTGTCTGCACTCCCGTGAATAATGCAATCTCAATGCCACAATTACTACAGTTATATGCACATGCCAAAATATTTCTTGTCTGCCATGTCAAAGTGTTCATAATTTCTTCTTTCTTAGGAACTACACCAGCGGCAGAGGCCTCAAGTGCAAACCCTAATCCCCTAGGTAGTTTACTCTGCTTGGAAcatcaaataaattgatggacttCTTTTTCACTTCAAGGGCTAACAAACTGATGTGACCGTGATATTTGCATCCCAGATGATGTTCAGTCTGCTGTGAAGGAAGATGAACTGAAGGTTGACAGCAAAGAAAGCAGGCTGACAACGACGACATAAATCCTATTGTTTGGTTTATGCTGTTTCGGCCAGGCTTACAAGAATCTCAACGTAAAGTGGGGTCTTTCTGTGGATGGTCGAACCCTAGAGCAGGCTAGCATTATTCATTTTTTATTCTTCTCTGACTTTATATGTTGAAGGTTCAGAGGAGAAACAAATTCATAGAATATTTTGACCTTGCAGCTAGTGCTTATGGCAATGAGTAGAACAGAAAAAAAATGTATATACATTTTAGCCTTTTAGGAAGATGACGAATATATACAAGCGTCTGGATGGTAAGTGGGTCCTCTGCATTTCTTTCTTAAAATGCAGAGGCGCTGCTGAGCTTGTGCTTTTTTAGCAGCGGTTTACAGTTGTTCTTTTGCCAAACGTTTGCTTCAGTGTAAACTATGGCATCGGACAGGTGCTGTTGAGCTTCTTCTGTTTCCCCTATACTTGCTTATCTGAGAAAAGATTCTTGAGCAACAGGAAATTCAGGAAGCTGAATGCCTGGCAGACCTCTAGGCCCGGATGGATTGATGGAATCGGCCTCAGAGGTAGGAGCAGTCTGTTGTGTCTTCCACGATTGCTTAAAGGTCTTTTTTTCGCTCTTCTTTTTGAGAATGGATTTGGCGAACACCCAACTAGCAAAAATGGTGGTGGTCAGCCTTTGTGTTTTTTTCGCAGGTGATTTGGAAAATCAGAAGCCATGGTGAGAGGCACTTTCGGTAGTTGTTTTCGAATGATTTCAGCTAGGAATTTCCTCCATGTTGAGAGGCTTAAGAGGTAGGTGTATATGAATGAAAAAAATCAACAAGGGAAATGGAGATTCTTATACCAAACTAATAGGCAACCCGTTTCATCAAACTATCCCCTTGTTATTGGAATTCTGATTGATCAAACAAGAGATTCAATGAACTATCGTTATAATTTGGCCATACATAGCTATCACTTCTCATGCCAAAGTGCTCCCTAGAGGGAGTAACTTTTTCGTCAGTCGAAGATACCAAGCAACTTGTAGAAGGCCAACATTCATGTTTCTTTTTTCTGAGCTATCACTTCTCGTGCCAAAGCGCTCTTATTCGGTGGTCGAAGATGCCATACAACTCGTAGAAGGCCAACATTCATCTTCTGTTTTTGTTGAACAACTCAGTCAAACCAAGCCATGTAGGTGCTCCATAAGTTATGAGCTTTAATTTTGCAATACCTAAATCCCTAGAGGTTTTTCGACTTAAAAACAAAAACATTACCCACTCAACTAACGCACTTGGCTAAGGTTATTTATGCAAAAGAAATTTACAATAGTTTTTCGTACAGATATATAAATTTCCAGCTTCGATCAATTTCTTCTTCTCAACGGCTTCCTTTTGTCCCCGGGTTTTTCTTGAAAAGCAAGTGGGAGGTGCTTAAACCCGTCAGTCGGTCAACGTGGTCACCGACAAAACTTTTGTCAATTGGGATGATTCAAACTTGTGGCATGCATCCTTGAGCCGCTCGCAGTGGTGCTGATCCGCCAACGCCGACGTGGTTGTGATGGTCTCCGCGTCGATCCTTTCGCACAACTCTTCTTCGCACATCGACTTCAGCCTGTCCAACCCGTACCTATCCGCTGCGACCAGTAAATGTTGCATCACTGCCGTACTGTAGCCTTCCTCATCATCACATATAGGCATCAAATCCGTGTAGATGTAGTGAAGTATCATGTGAAAGATGGCAGGCTCCATGTCGACGACCTTGACGCACTGCATATCCTTGTCCGCCATGGGGCCAAATAGCTGCGCCTCGAAGACGGGCGATCGCGCGGCCAGGAGTGGCCTGAGTGCGCGAAACTCCTGGCCGTCCACACGGAACGTGACGTCCGTTTCTCTCCCGTCCCTGCGCATGCCCTCCAGGTCGCGGGGCAGTTCCATCGCCGGTGACTCGTCGATGATGACGGTGAGGACACAGAGTATGGTGAAGCAGCCGTCCCCGAGTTCCGACAGGGAGTCTAGCTTGGCCTTCTTCACGAATTCGGGATAGCCCCAGTTGGAGAGTTTCCTCCGAGAGAAGGCGCACTTCCCCACCATGGGGCTGACCACGTCTACCTGGCTATTTTTCTCCAGCATGCTAAGTGCCCACCAGGTGCTCACAAGCTCCTCCTTGCGCGCGTTGAGATAGTACACAAGCACTGAGGCGTTGTCATCACATTCGTTGTTGCAGCCATCCGGGTAGAACCTCATCTCCCAATCGTTCCCACCGACTTTGAAGACGCGTGATCTGATGAACTGCCCGACGCCCATGCCCTTGAGCTTCGGGTAATCTGTCACCTCGAGACTGAGCGTCGCGGTGCTCTCCGTGACCGTGATGCATCTCGACGTGGTGATCTCGGAATCCTCGGGTACGCGCTCCTCTGCTGCCGACGTTGAGCTTTTAGCCATGGCGAAGGTAAACGGCCGAGGACCTCGGGAAACTGGCGTCTTATTTTCGGGAGAGAACGTGGATAAGAAAAACAAACATGGAAGCAATCAGGACTCTACATGATACGATCGGAGACTCTCGCAGGAACCGTGAAGAGCCAAAACTGTTGGTCCAGTCTCAAGGGTATATAGGCAGGAACGGTACGGTTCAACAGAGATAGCATGGAGAACAGAGATAAATCAATCGCATCCTTCACTTGTATGAGGCTGGTTTCCGACAACTGGTGAACAGAGATAAATCATCGATCATGTTCAGCAAAAACACTAAGGCGGCTGCCAAACATGCGATGCCGGCGACCTTGGTATTACAACAGGAGGCTGCCAACTGGAAGTACTTGGGTCTGCCACTACAAGGAAAAACACACGTTGCCTTGTAAGTTAAAAAAAAACACTCGGCATAGCGCCACCATGAGGTGCTGCCGGCCGTGATCTCCTATATACGCTGGGTACCACCATATTATACTCGGCTTACAAATAAGCCGTGTCCCTGATGTATGAAACACGGCTTACATACCCTAAACCGAAACACTCTAAGAGATGAGGTTTAAACCGAGTGTAACACTCGGTGTACGCTAAGCCATGGTTAAAATTGCCTTTGTCGTATATGAAACATACGCAGCTTAGATTTTTTTTTTCCTGTAGTGTGCTGATGTATATTGGACGTTCTACTGCACAATGCTTTAAGTCTATCAAGGAGCGAGACTGTGAAGCACAGGTTTGACTTTCATGAGAAGCATAAGTTTGCTTTTTGTGAAGCACAACTATGACTTTCGAAAGAAAAAATTATGCTTTAACGAGAAGCACAAGTTTGCTTTTGTGAGAAAGCACAACTGTGTTTCGCAGGATAGAAATGTGTTTCCACAAGAATCACATATTTGCTTCCCCGAGA is a window of Triticum dicoccoides isolate Atlit2015 ecotype Zavitan chromosome 2B, WEW_v2.0, whole genome shotgun sequence DNA encoding:
- the LOC119365753 gene encoding uncharacterized protein LOC119365753 isoform X1 translates to MTSEGNKAAAPNEPLPIEPLASSGAKRKRGRPRKYEYSTYEQPHMAQPIQSIPPLRSALYNPNIRHDGVHVNHTLGGTLDTKMHTVYVLPAQHTQGDRPSRPVESGSTVKFRENQVSSSSSAHVQGNLGKDVIIGKHFVGKMTKQCPGFSLITVRLKDNQVLRGWIPDETNLRPITPKDDLAPDLPMLQPSKLQKKASAIHRQAAPPLPVHLENVTIAKPLQMRRPVETSTAKHIIPPAPRPYVGSGVVAAAPVSVISGNVSRPLPKQDTGSLSQEPSATVVPVTVKPAQPVLVSCRHVDQDVHVEGKSVPEFNSDSESSSGSKESSGQTPRGFPAAMDETEITSGSKEHSNTANSDQHIFKEPSDNSEQSDEPKTETSILKGVDGSMTEASGTTPAAEASSANPNPLDDVQSAVKEDELKVDSKESRLTTTT
- the LOC119365753 gene encoding uncharacterized protein LOC119365753 isoform X2; amino-acid sequence: MTSEGNKAAAPNEPLPIEPLASSGAKRKRGRPRKYEYSTYEQPHMAQPIQSIPPLRSALYNPNIRHDGVHVNHTLGGTLDTKMHTVYVLPAQHTQGDRPSRPVESGSTVKFRENQVSSSSSAHVQGNLGKDVIIGKHFVGKMTKQCPGFSLITVRLKDNQVLRGWIPDETNLRPITPKDDLAPDLPMLQPSKLQKKASAIHRQAAPPLPVHLENVTIAKPLQMRRPVETSTAKHIIPPAPRPYVGSGVVAAAPVSVISGNVSRPLPKQDTGSLSQEPSATVVPVTVKPAQPVLVSCRHVDQDVHVEGKSVPEFNSDSESSSGSKESSGQTPRGFPAAMDETEITSGSKEHSNTANSDQHIFKEPSDNSEQSDEPKTETSILKGVDGSMTEASDDVQSAVKEDELKVDSKESRLTTTT
- the LOC119368416 gene encoding BTB/POZ and MATH domain-containing protein 2-like — encoded protein: MAKSSTSAAEERVPEDSEITTSRCITVTESTATLSLEVTDYPKLKGMGVGQFIRSRVFKVGGNDWEMRFYPDGCNNECDDNASVLVYYLNARKEELVSTWWALSMLEKNSQVDVVSPMVGKCAFSRRKLSNWGYPEFVKKAKLDSLSELGDGCFTILCVLTVIIDESPAMELPRDLEGMRRDGRETDVTFRVDGQEFRALRPLLAARSPVFEAQLFGPMADKDMQCVKVVDMEPAIFHMILHYIYTDLMPICDDEEGYSTAVMQHLLVAADRYGLDRLKSMCEEELCERIDAETITTTSALADQHHCERLKDACHKFESSQLTKVLSVTTLTD